The sequence ATAATTACCGTATATGGCCAGGCTTCTGGTAAGTTTGTTTTTACATTCAGGGCTTAAATTCTCGAAGAGCAATTAGTGGATGTACCTTGCAAGATTATACTATGTGCCAGTCATGTCCACAAGCAAATGTTTTCTCATTCCATTCGAATTTTGTTCTAGAATTAATATGTTGCCActtttacattttaaatatgaATAACATTTTTAATGTTACTAACAAAGGATGACTGTACTTAAATCTAATTGATTTTCCTTGCTTTGCTTTTGCACATTCtagtgcagtggttcttaaccttttccactgccagcaccccttggatttccaaaatatgctctcgcactcCCTGAAAAAatactttcattttttattttaatttatttttattttaatgtgtgttttaccCTAACTTAAGATAAATGACAGATTtccaaaatctcttgaacaacgccttgcatccctagaaaaagtgtcttgcacccctggggtgcatgcaccccaggttaagaaccactgttctagtGGGGAAAATCCACATTCTtattttcattattcatccttgtCTTTCTGTATGTATGTACACTCAGACATTAAACTCTTACCTTTAACTTTTGACTGCTTAAATAGTTTATTAATAACCCATAAAAAGCAACTTTTGTACTGTAGCTATGAACAAAATATGAGCCTTCCTTTTGCCACATAGATATAATGCAAACTCTTCAGTttaggtttacaaaaaaaaaaaaggaaaacaggtCTATATACAGGTCATATAGTATATGATCTTCCACATTCTTAAACAGAATTACATTTTGAGAAAAATAAACCTACCCATTTAATATTTAGACTATAAGTTCTTTTAAATGTGGTGCTGGTGCATGGCATAGTGAGTGGACTTGATGGTTGTGTTATATGTCTGCTAATTTGAGTTTTGCTGTTTAAGGTGGCTGTGACTTTATTCAGGTCAACCTTTTCTATAAAATTTAGTTTTTACTGGAATGTCAGACTTTCCATgttgtgattgattttattaaatACTTTAATTGTAAGTTAAGTTTTTTCACCTTTTATTTTAGATTGAAAGCAGAATTTCAGCGGTACCAGCCCTATAGCTATAATGATTATTACCAGGACTATCAAAACTATTATCGCCAATATAATTATGATAGAAATGAACGCCTTGATCGCTATGAACGCCTTGATCGTTTTGAACGAGGTAACCGTTTTGGTGACCGTTTTCCTGACCGTTATCCTGAGCAGTTTGGTGACCGCTTTCCTGAACGTTATGCTGAGCGCTTTGGTTCCCGTTTTGGCGACCGCTACAGTGACTACCCTGAATATGGAGATTATAGTACAGAATATGGAGATTATAATGCTGAATATAGTGACTACAACTACAGTTACGCATCTTATGAAAGGATGCAACCAACTGGAAATATGGGACAACAGACCATGAATCCAGCTGTATTTCAGGTATTCACTTGAATGAACTTACAGTTGAAGATGACTTATTGGGGCATAGGTAGAGAGGATGGCTATATACCTTAAATATGGGTGTTGGCTGCTTTTTAATGGTTGTCATATCTACAATAATTGTAAAGCttgtgctgttttaaaatggAGGGTATGAGAGGGCAGGCTGAAATCGAGGTCTAggttctatgcatttttgtaactgtAAGGCTTCTACAGCCCAAACCTATGCAGGTTTATTCTGAAGTAAGTCCTGCCCAGAtcagtggaacttgctcccaagctgtataggattaTAACTAAAATTATCGATCAGGTTTCTTCAATCATTTAACTGAATGCAATTATTTATCTTGAGTAAGATGAAGAAGTGATGTTTGTGTAAACCactgtccttgaactctgcttaCATTATGCTGAAATGTATCCTTGCAGTAAACTCAAAATACAGCTCAGTTCAGTTATGTTAAATCACTaactttatgtaactttaaggaaAGGGGTGGAGGATGAAGCTGGGGATTAGCTTATATACTGTTTATAGCAACTGTGCTTTAACtcttacctttttaaaaattgcagatagAAATAATTTTTAgatagaacttttttttttaaaaaaagatgttttgttttaatggtttaaagtCTTTCATTTTTAAGATCTGTCAGagtgtttttttagtgtttttctctgccgccctggactccttctgggagaaagggcaggatataatttaaattaaataaataaatgcctattTTTTCCCCCAGGAAACTACTTCTATGGTTATGAATGATGATCTAATAACAGAAGGTAATTTTGATATTAATAGAATATCCAACTGGAATTTGATGCTCATCTCAAGTGAGATCCACCAGAattccccttcctcctgaaacCTCCCATATCCCcattctgctccagagggtcaccCAACCTTCAGATCTGGGGTGGGTGACGCAGGAAGGGGAGCAAGAATAAGTCCCATTTATGGAAGTGGAAGTAACAATTGAACGTTGCCCCTTTTTTTCATTGAGGAAATCGCTGCAAAAAGTAATATTCTCCAAAGAAGGTCTCTGAAATGTTGCATTACACCAGGGTTGGAGAATTCTTATGGCCCATATGTAGCCCTTTGCCTTTAGAACTTTCCCAGGCCACAGACCCTCTTTGTAGTGTAGTTGTAGTGactcctcttgcttgcctggatggagaatagagaggtaTGTGGGGTTGGCAtagaaacctctggtttttgctCAGCTGACATGTAGCATACTGTAAAAGATCACACctgttgcttcacccacttttgcttttggTCCCATTAGCATATAAGGCCCTGGGAGACTGTCTTTGAGGGAATGCCACCCTCTGATAGTGCAgtgatttgcatgcttacttggatAATAGGGCTTTCTCCagataagtatgtataggattgcagccaaacctTATTGGAAATTTAATGAATATGGGTATCATAAAAATAAGATTAGGGTACACAGTTTAGAATGTTTCCTCAACAATGTAGCTACTACAGAGTacaacataatatgcaaatatttcatCTGGTATAGATGTGGAAGGCCTCTGGTATGTACTTAAAGATAATTTGTGAATTTTGGCCAATGTCAAGAAAAGTCTGTTTATCCCTTTCTTTGGATAATATAACAGAAATTACATGAAAGTCATTAAGATCTAGAGAATCTGAAGATGAAACTCCTTAAAAATCACTTTACATAGGTTTTGATAAGAATGTCTTCAGGGCACatatggtattttcaatttaagctATTCCATAAAATTTCACAATAAAAAGGAATgaaaatacagtttttaaaaggtttttcttTGTGCAGCTGCTGTTTTACTAGATTATTTGTTCATGGGCCTTTCATTGTTTGCTTGAACAGATCCACAACTCAACATAGATGTTCACAGAATGAACAGAGAATTTATGGTGAGAAGTGAAGAACTCTTCGACACACTTATGAGCTGTCATTGGCAACCTCTGGATACGGTCACCTCTGAGATCCCTACTGCTTTCTAAAAGTGGCATATGTTAACACCACAGCATGACTATTATGACCAAGGTGCTAAATTGACATTTCTTCTACATTACTTTAGATTCTAAGTTTTAAAGCACAGTGTTGGATTTTTTTGCTATGCTTTGATGGCCTTTGTAATTTTTGTTCATCACTCAGTATCTTGAAATCATGTAAATATTCTAGAAATGTAAAGTTAGTCTAAAGATAGACTTGCCtatgtaaataataaaacttTGTTTCTGCAAACATGTCAGTTGGAACCTGTTTTTTTTACCTTACTAAGTATATGATCCAGCTTTCAAAATCTAGTGGTGGGACTTCTGTTGGTGTGGTACTTTTACTAGGCTGGTCACAAACTGATGACagaactgaactagatggatcttaGGTCTTTTATCTAGCAAGTTGGTGTTTAGCTTGCATGAAGTTCTGCCCTAGTGTTGTAAGCAAATAAATTATTTGTTGAGTAAGAACAAGGGGCAGTCTAGTCCTAGTACTGTCTCTGGTAGTCCTAGCTAGATTCCACTAGGATGTTTTCAGGAAAGACATAACTGAGATAGCTATTGCCTATTGGTCCTCATCTCTAACCACAGTTTGGTTGCCTTTTCAATACGAAAATTCCATTGGATATGTGATGAAATATTAAATTACCCATTGTGAATTCATTAAAAGACATTCAAGAGTAAATAGCTGTCTTTTAGGAAGAGAATCTGCTTCCTGAATTATTAGAATTGCCAGTAAAGATCAAAAGCAAATGAATAAAAAAGTATTCAGACTGTAGTGGTGTACCCACCTCCCTGGGAGTCAGTTCCATTCAGCACAGCTACTTCTGTCCTTGCTGTGAGTGGATGAGATCCATGTGGAGCAGCTTTCCTTGTTCTGGAAAACTGCTAAGTGGCACTGTGCCTGAGGTCATACTGATCAACTTGTTTGGGGGATTCTACTCATTGTATAAAACACCTTTTGCCCCAGCCAAAACCACCCCAAATCATTTTCGTATAAACACCACATGTCAAAGGAGgcttcaatttttaaaacctTGTCAGAGGAATCTTTGATAAGAAACACTTGGGAACAAGTTGCTTTGAGATTTGTACCTTTAGACACAAAACACGTTTTTTCAGAGATAGGGCTAGATAGCTGGAAACTGCTAAATGTTCATAGATAGGAACTTGTGATGATCGTAGGGATAGTGACTAGTGCTTGACCAATTCATGCACAAAATCCTGTATAACTAATTGCTGGAATCAGCCTTGGATGGAAGAACAGGTTTAATAACTGTCTTTGGATGATTtgttcaaaacagttttaaaacattggGCTAGCAATATAATGATTGAACAAGGTATTAGCTTTAAAGAGGGTTAGGACATCATCTGTTTACACTGTTATACTAAATTTTTCaacttaatatattttttaagtgtaaaggtgtccccgcacttacagtgcgagtcatttccgactcttagggtgacatcttgcgacgtttactaggcagaccgtatatatggggtgggattgccagttccttcctcggccattctttaccccccagcatatgctgggtacattctcacagtttgagaacccctggacTAGGTTATTCTTGGCTGTACACAACTCTTCCATACCTTTCCTTTACAAGTCTATTATGTCTGAGGGGTGTGAGGGAGATGATAGAATCTAATTAACTGGCAGGCATTTATGCTAATAGGTGTCCATAGTGCTATTTGCTCATGTATAATATTAAACTGTAGTTGCTGACCTAGAAAAATCCAATTACTTCATATCCTTAGTTTAAGTAAAATGAGAACTCTTTCTGCTTTACGTGAAGGCCAGAATTGTGTGCTCGCAGTGGAACTTGCCAagcaataaacatgcataggattgggctgcacacAAGTTACAGTCTCCTTTgggtagaaaggcaggatataaattaaagtgcagtcctatgcatatctCCCCAGAAGTAACcattatgttcaatggggcttactcccagggtaAGTATATAGCAATTATGAACCTACCATTCCTCCAGTCCTACTGTAACTCAATTCATTTTGTCATTAGTTTCCCTTATACGTTAATCATAAAAGCAGAATTTCCTATATTCTAATTACACTGGGAAAGATACTCTATAGAGTACAGTTCTGGAGTAACATGGCTTTGTGAAGGATTGAATCTATTCAAAATCAGTACCCAAGAACAGCATTTCTGGTACCAAATGGTCTGCCATTTCCCGTTTTGAGCTGCAGTCAACTCGCCAAAGTTGTCCTCTAATAAATAGCAAGTTGCTAGTTTATTAGATCAAATCCTATAGAGGGAAACTTGGAAAGTCCAAGTTCGCACTGATTAGTATTCCTGATAGTGGCTGGGTTAAATCATATGCTGATAATTACAATAGTAATCACATCTGAACTTTTGCTAGTGCAAGGAAAAGGAAAGCCTTAGATTGAGTGAGGCAACATATTTTGGATTTAGATTTCCATGAATTGTTGGCAGAGATTAATATACAAAGAACATCTCCCTTCTACCCAAGACTGGATGCTAGAAGCTCCTAATATATGTAACAAAAAATACACATCCAGCATATCTGAGAGTAATTTACTTGGTAAGAATGAATAGATTTCCTTCTGCATTTACATTAGGAGAGTTCAGAGAGATTTCCTTGGAGGAGGGCTGATGCTGGCATGGACAGTCAACGAAACCCAGAAATGCAGCGCTGCCTTGTAGTCTGTAGTTGCTCAAGTACAAATTTGGTAAAATTTGTACCAAAATATTTGGAGAGCAGAGGACATCCTGATCGTTTCGGCTGACAAACCAAATACACAGGTTCATATTTGATCTAGGTGCAGTtctattaaaaatgaaaaaaatatggtATGGTTAACTGCCAGCATGCTTCAGAACAATGaaagtggggagggagaaaaaaacatAACAGGGTTGCTAACTTTGGGTTAAAATGCTAATAAATAGTAGCAATTCACTTCTTTT is a genomic window of Rhineura floridana isolate rRhiFlo1 chromosome 1, rRhiFlo1.hap2, whole genome shotgun sequence containing:
- the LOC133368272 gene encoding tRNA selenocysteine 1-associated protein 1-like isoform X1 produces the protein MGPQASVKGKQDTVGKAKKESLPLWWRSPHKKRKKKSKARAGRPDFSSIPSRPEFTRPEFVRPEFSRPEFAIFVGELTPEVDDFLLYDYFFKRYPSSVDCKVATDLLGYSRGYGFVRFSEEGDMMRALQDCQNAPGLGGKRIRLTLGISKRLKAEFQRYQPYSYNDYYQDYQNYYRQYNYDRNERLDRYERLDRFERGNRFGDRFPDRYPEQFGDRFPERYAERFGSRFGDRYSDYPEYGDYSTEYGDYNAEYSDYNYSYASYERMQPTGNMGQQTMNPAVFQETTSMVMNDDLITEDPQLNIDVHRMNREFMVRSEELFDTLMSCHWQPLDTVTSEIPTAF
- the LOC133368272 gene encoding tRNA selenocysteine 1-associated protein 1-like isoform X2, which produces MGPQASVKGKDTVGKAKKESLPLWWRSPHKKRKKKSKARAGRPDFSSIPSRPEFTRPEFVRPEFSRPEFAIFVGELTPEVDDFLLYDYFFKRYPSSVDCKVATDLLGYSRGYGFVRFSEEGDMMRALQDCQNAPGLGGKRIRLTLGISKRLKAEFQRYQPYSYNDYYQDYQNYYRQYNYDRNERLDRYERLDRFERGNRFGDRFPDRYPEQFGDRFPERYAERFGSRFGDRYSDYPEYGDYSTEYGDYNAEYSDYNYSYASYERMQPTGNMGQQTMNPAVFQETTSMVMNDDLITEDPQLNIDVHRMNREFMVRSEELFDTLMSCHWQPLDTVTSEIPTAF
- the LOC133368272 gene encoding tRNA selenocysteine 1-associated protein 1-like isoform X3, which encodes MASQQDTVGKAKKESLPLWWRSPHKKRKKKSKARAGRPDFSSIPSRPEFTRPEFVRPEFSRPEFAIFVGELTPEVDDFLLYDYFFKRYPSSVDCKVATDLLGYSRGYGFVRFSEEGDMMRALQDCQNAPGLGGKRIRLTLGISKRLKAEFQRYQPYSYNDYYQDYQNYYRQYNYDRNERLDRYERLDRFERGNRFGDRFPDRYPEQFGDRFPERYAERFGSRFGDRYSDYPEYGDYSTEYGDYNAEYSDYNYSYASYERMQPTGNMGQQTMNPAVFQETTSMVMNDDLITEDPQLNIDVHRMNREFMVRSEELFDTLMSCHWQPLDTVTSEIPTAF
- the LOC133368272 gene encoding tRNA selenocysteine 1-associated protein 1-like isoform X4 produces the protein MASQDTVGKAKKESLPLWWRSPHKKRKKKSKARAGRPDFSSIPSRPEFTRPEFVRPEFSRPEFAIFVGELTPEVDDFLLYDYFFKRYPSSVDCKVATDLLGYSRGYGFVRFSEEGDMMRALQDCQNAPGLGGKRIRLTLGISKRLKAEFQRYQPYSYNDYYQDYQNYYRQYNYDRNERLDRYERLDRFERGNRFGDRFPDRYPEQFGDRFPERYAERFGSRFGDRYSDYPEYGDYSTEYGDYNAEYSDYNYSYASYERMQPTGNMGQQTMNPAVFQETTSMVMNDDLITEDPQLNIDVHRMNREFMVRSEELFDTLMSCHWQPLDTVTSEIPTAF
- the LOC133368272 gene encoding tRNA selenocysteine 1-associated protein 1-like isoform X5; this translates as MAFHTILWLCYFCQAFSPEAAFPHGRRRERWDPRLLSRERPEFTRPEFVRPEFSRPEFAIFVGELTPEVDDFLLYDYFFKRYPSSVDCKVATDLLGYSRGYGFVRFSEEGDMMRALQDCQNAPGLGGKRIRLTLGISKRLKAEFQRYQPYSYNDYYQDYQNYYRQYNYDRNERLDRYERLDRFERGNRFGDRFPDRYPEQFGDRFPERYAERFGSRFGDRYSDYPEYGDYSTEYGDYNAEYSDYNYSYASYERMQPTGNMGQQTMNPAVFQETTSMVMNDDLITEDPQLNIDVHRMNREFMVRSEELFDTLMSCHWQPLDTVTSEIPTAF
- the LOC133368272 gene encoding tRNA selenocysteine 1-associated protein 1-like isoform X6 → MASQAFSPEAAFPHGRRRERWDPRLLSRERPEFTRPEFVRPEFSRPEFAIFVGELTPEVDDFLLYDYFFKRYPSSVDCKVATDLLGYSRGYGFVRFSEEGDMMRALQDCQNAPGLGGKRIRLTLGISKRLKAEFQRYQPYSYNDYYQDYQNYYRQYNYDRNERLDRYERLDRFERGNRFGDRFPDRYPEQFGDRFPERYAERFGSRFGDRYSDYPEYGDYSTEYGDYNAEYSDYNYSYASYERMQPTGNMGQQTMNPAVFQETTSMVMNDDLITEDPQLNIDVHRMNREFMVRSEELFDTLMSCHWQPLDTVTSEIPTAF